A window of Kineococcus sp. NBC_00420 genomic DNA:
GACCGTGCGGGCGTTGGCGACGTGCTCGCGCATCCGCTGCGGCAGCGTCTCCACGCCCATGAGCAGCAGGAACGCGGAGTGCGGCGAGAGGGTCGCGCCGATGTCGCGCAGCTGCTCGCTGCGCAGCTTGGTGAGGAAGCCGTACTCGGCGAAGTTGCCCCACCAGCTCAGGCCGCCGTAGGAGGCGACCGGTTCGGTCATGGCCGGGAACTTCCCGTTGTCCCAGGGGAAGGTGCCGGCGTCGATGACGACGCCGCCCAGCGTGGTGCCGTGGCCGCCGAGGAACTTCGTCGCGGAGTGGATGACGATGTCCGCGCCGTGCTCGATGGGCCGGCAGAGGTAGGGGGTCGCGGTGGTCGCGTCGACGATCAGCGGGATGCCGGCCTCGTGGGCGACGTCGGCCAGGGCCCGGACGTCGGCGATCACCGTGGAGGGGTTGGCGACGAGCTCGGTGAAGACGAAGCGGGTCTTCTCGGTGATCGCGGCGCGGACGGTCTCGGGCTCCGGGGCGACGAAGACGGTGTCGACGCCGAAGCGGCGCAGCGTGACGTCGAGCTGGGTGACGGTGCCGCCGTAGAGGTTGTTGGAGGCGACGACGTGGTCGCCCGCGCCGGCGAGGGCGGCGAAGGTGAGGAACTCCGCGGCCTGCCCGCTCGCGCAGGCCAGTGCTCCGAGCCCGCCCTCCAGGGAGGCCATGCGCTCCTCGAAGGCGGCGACGGTCGGGTTGGAGATGCGGGAGTAGATGTTCCCGTACTTCTGCAGCGCGAAGAGGTTCGCGGCGTCGGCGGCGTCCTCGAAGACGAAGCTCGTCGTCTGGAAGATCGGCACGGCGCGTGCGCCCGTCGTCGGCTCGGGGACCGCCCCGGCGTGTACGGCCCGGGTGCGGAAGCCCCAGGCCCGGTCGTCGCTGCCCGCGGCGCTGCTGCTCGTCCGTTCGCTGCTCACAGGGCGATCCTGCCACCCGGTCGGTGGCGCCCCGGCGCCTACACTCCACCCGTGGCCGGGCGCATCCATCCAGACGATCTGCAGACGGTCAAGGAACGCGTGCGCCTCGACGAGGTCGTGGGCGAGCAGGTCTCCCTGCGGACGGGGGGTGTCGGCTCCTTCAAGGGCCTCTGCCCCTTCCACGACGAGCGGACCCCCAGCTTCACCGTGCGTCCCGCGACCGGGCGCTGGCGCTGCTTCGGCTGCGGGGAGTCCGGCGACGCGATCGAGTTCGTCATGCGCATCGACGGTCTCGGCTTCGCCGACGCCGTGGAGCGCCTCGCCCAGCGCGCGGGGATCCAGCTGCGCTACGTCGACGACGGTGGTCGCAGCGCCCAGCGCCCCGCCTCCAACGCGGGCCAGCGCCAGCGCCTGCTCGAGATGCACACCCTCGCCGAGGAGTTCTACGCCCAGCAGCTCGAGGGGGTCGGTCCGGCGGAGACGGCGCGGGGTTTCCTCGCCGAACGCGGGTTCAGCCGGGAGGACGCCGCCCGGTTCGGGGTCGGTTTCGCCCCCAACACCGGTGACGCCCTGCTGCGTCAGTTGCGCGCCAAGGGGTTCGGCGAGGAGGAGCTCGTCACCTCCGGGTTGGCCGGGCAGAGCCAGCGGGGCCTCTACGACCGCTTCCGCGGGCGGTTGGTGTGGCCGATCCGCGACGTCAGCGGGCACACCGTCGCGTTCGGGGCCCGCCGGCTCTTCGACGACGACCGCATCGAGTCGAAGTACCTGAACTCCCCGGAGACCCCCATCTACAAGAAGTCGCAGGCGCTCTACGGCCTCGACCTCGCCAAGCGGGAGATCTCGCGCACCAAGCGCGTCGTCGTGGTCGAGGGTTACACCGACGTCATGGCCTGCCACCTCTCCGGGGTCGGGCAGGCCGTCGCGACCTGCGGCACGGCGTTCGGCGAGGACCACGCCCGGATCGTCCAGCGGATGCTGGGGGAGAGCGACGGTTCCGCCGAGGTCGTCTTCACCTTCGACGGCGACGCGGCCGGGCAGAAGGCGGCGCTGAAGGCCTACGAGCTCGACCAGCGCTTCAGCGCCCAGACCTACGTCGCCGTCGCCCCGCAGGGTCAGGACCCGTGCGACCTGCGGTTGTCCGCCGGGGAAGCCGCTGTGGCGCAACTGGTCGACGGCCGGGTCCCGCTGTTCGAGTTCGCGATCCGCTCCACCATCGAACGGTTCGACCTGAACTCCGACGCCGGCCGCCTCGCCGCGCTCGACGCCGCCGCGCCCATCGTCGCCGCCATCCGCGACCGCGGGCTGCAGCAGCGCTACGCCATCAACCTGGACCGCTGGACGGGGTTCCTCGACGAGCGCTTCGTGCTCGACCGGGTCCGCCGCCACTCCGGGAGCGGGGCACCGCAGCAGCAGGGGAGGCCGCAGCAGCCGCCCGCCCGGCAGCCGGTCCGCTCGATGGCTGCCAACGACCCCGTGGCCCAGCTCGAGCGGCAGGTGCTGGCCTGCGTCCTGCAGGCGCCGTGGGCCGTCGCCGAGGTCTTCGACTCCCTGGAGTCCGACGCGTTCGCCGCGCCCGGCCACCGGGCCGTCCACGACGCCGTCACCGCCGCCGGTGGCCCCGGGGAGGCTCCGCAGGGACCGGCCTGGCTGGCCGGCGTCCTCGACTACGCCGACGGCCCCGTCGCGGCCCTCGTCGACGAGCTCGCGGCCACCGACCTGCCCGTCTCCAGCGAGGAGCAGCTGGAGAGCTGGGGACGTCAGCTCGTCGCCGCCCTCGCCGGGCAGTCCGCGACCCGTGCCGTGGCCGAGGCCCGCCGTACGCTGCAGCGCCTCGACCCCGCGAGCGCGGAGTACGGGGAGGCCTCGGCCGAGCTGTTCCGCCTCGAAGCCGCCCGGCGGACCTGGCAGGAGCGCGCCCAGGGCGCGTGATCCCGTGCCGTGCACGGAGCGGTCCGTGAGGCTGGTACGGTTGGACAGTCGTGACCGGGGGTTACATCCCGGTCGTGAGAAGTGGTCCCGCATAGCTCAATTGGCAGAGCAGCCGGCTGTTAACCGGCAGGTTGTTGGTTCGAGTCCAACTGCGGGAGCTTCCACGGAGGGGCGGGCCGAGAGGCCCGCCCCTCCGTCGTGCCGGGTGCGACTAGCGGTCGGCGCTGCGTGCTCCCACCATCTGGACCTTCGCGCCCCGGCCACACCGTGCCCGAGGTCGTGCACGACGTCCGGGCCGGTCACGGGGGTGCGTGAGCGACCATGGGGTGTGCGCGACGTCCTGGACCAGGTGGACCGGTGGCTCTCGGCGGGTCGCCGGGTGGCCGTCGCGACCGTCGTGCGCACCTGGCGCTCGGCTCCCCGCCAGCCCGGCGCGTCGCTCGCCGTCGACGACCACGGTGAGGTCGTCGGGAGCGTGTCCGGGGGGTGCGTCGAGGGGGCCGTCTACGAACTCGCCCGCGAGGTCGTCGCGGACGGGCGGCCCGTCCTCGCGCGCTACGGGGTCAGCGACGACGACGCCTTCGCCGTCGGGCTGACCTGCGGGGGCGAGCTGGAGGTCTTCGTCACCCTCGTCGACGACGTCGACCTCGTCCGTGCGCTGTCCACCGCCGTCGCGGCGCGTTCGGCGGTGGCGCTGGCGACCGTGGTCGGACCGGGCGCGGCGCAGGGCCGGCGGATGCTCGTGGACCCGCTGGGCCGTACCGGGTCGCTCGGCTCGCAACGCCTCGACGCCGCCGTCACCGACGACGCCCGCGGACTGCTCGACGCCGGCGTCAGCGGCGTGCTGCACGTCGGTCCGGACGGGGAACGCCGCCCCGACGACCTCGAGGTGTTCGTCGAGGCGTTCGCGCCGCCGGCCCGCATGATCGTCTTCGGGGCCATCGACTTCGCCGCGGCGCTCGCCCGCGTCGGGAGCTTCCTCGGGTTCCACGTCACGGTGTGCGACGCGCGGCCCGTCTTCGCCACCGCGCGGCGGTTCCCGATGGCCGACGAGGTCGTCGTCGACTGGCCGCACCGCTACCTGTCCCGGACCGCCGTCGACGACCGGACGGTGCTCTGCCTGCTGACCCACGACCCGAAGTTCGACGTGCCGCTGCTCGAACTCGCCCTGCGCGGCCCCGCCGCCTACGTCGGGGCGATGGGGTCCCGTCGGACCCACGAGGACCGCGTCGCGCGACTGCTCGACGCGGGGGTGTCGCAGGCGCAGCTGGCCCGGCTGCACTCGCCGATCGGGCTCGACCTCGGCGCCCGGACCCCCGAGGAGACGGCGATCTCGATCGCCGCCGAGATCACCGCCGCGCGGTGGGGTGGGACGGGGAAACCGTTGCGGGACAGTGCTGGACGGATCCACCACGACCGTCTGGCGACCGTCGTCGCGGCCGAGGGGTTCGAGGACGTCTCGCCCTCCTGAACCGACCTGGGCCCCGGGGGCGTCGGGGCCGGTCGGGTAGAGTCCGGCGGAGCGTTCGCTCGCCGGCACCGTCGCGCGGGGGTCGTGAGGGGCGGTAGCTCAGTCGGTCAGAGCAGGGAACTCATAATTCCTCGGTCGTGGGTTCGAGCCCCACCCGCCCTACCGCGGAAGGTTCCGGTCGAGGCCCGTGCGCGGGGGTCTCCCTGCGGTGCAGTCCGGAGCGGCGACGGTGCCGCCGTCCTCGGGTCCTCAGTGCGAGACCCTGCCGCGCAACAGGTGCAGCATGCGACCACGGGGTGTCCGCGTCGACGCGCGGGGACGACCGAACGGCGTGCGCGGGAAATCCGTACCGTTCGCGACGATCGGTCGACCCCGCGGGACGGGCGGCCGAGAGGGGTCCGGTTCCCGGCCCGCGGGTGGGAGCCGGCCCTCGGGGGTGAACGGCCGGCCCGGGGCCGGGTCGAAACGTGCAGCCATCGTGGTGCGGTACCTCTCGTCGAGGGGGGAGGGGGTGCTGACCAGGGAGGTTTCGAATCGTGGGGTGCGGTGCGAGAGGCAGTCGGTGATGACTAGAAGATCGGGGCGCGACGGCGGTGACGACAGCGGCTGATCGGGTGAAACCCGCCCCGTGACCCGTCCGCAGTCACCGCGACGTGGTCGCCGGGACGACGCTCAGACGGCGCGCCCCATCGCCGCCAGCAGTTGCGGCAGCGTCGGAGCGCCCGCGGCGCGGAAGACCTCGGTCCCGTCGTCCTCGCGCACCACGATCGTCGGGGTGCTCGACACGTCCGCGGCCTCGGCCCGGACGGTGTCGTCGGCGACGTCGACCTCCTCGAACCGCACCTGCGGGACCAGGCGGGCGGCCTGGCCGACCACGGTGCGCGCCGTCCGGCACGGACCGCAGAAGGCGGACGAGAAGAGTTCGACGATCACGACAGGGGCAACGTCGGGGAGGCCGCGAGCCTTCCGTCGACCTCGCTGGCGATGGCGCGGATGGGGGTGCGGCTGAGGAGTGTGAGGGTTGACACCCCAAACATCAGACGATTACGGTCCAGATCGTACTCACGCAAGACATGGTGCGCTCAAAGAGGAGACACAGTGTTCGCCGAATTTTCGTTGCATCAGCGTCTCGTGCCGGCTCCAGGCTGCACGACCTACCGCGTCGTTCCGGAGAATCATCTGATGATTGACCGTCGTACCGGTGCGATCGGCCGTGGCGTCGGGCGCAGGGAACGGGCCGTCTGGTGGCGATGACCCCGCTGCGTCCGGGAGCGGTGACCCGGGCTGCCGGGACGGAGGTGCGCGGGCGCTCGGCGGCGCGACGCAGCTTCCGTCGGCACTGGCAGCTCTACCTCATGCTCGCCGTCCCGCTGCTCTGGTTCGTCGTCTTCAAGTACGTCCCCATGGTCAACGCCGTCATCGCCTTCAAGCAGTACAGCGTCGTCGACGGCATCTGGGGCAGCGACTGGGTGGGGTTGGCGAACTTCCAGCGCTTCTTCGACAACCCCGTCTTCGGTCGGATCGTCACCAACACGTTCGTCCTGTCGGTGTACGCGGTGCTCGCGGGCTTCCCCATCCCGATCATCCTGGCCCTGGCGATCAACGAGGTCCGGCTGAAGTTCTTCGCGCGCACGGTGCAGCTCGTCACCTACGCCCCGTTCTTCATCTCCACGGTGATCATCGTGTCAATGACGATCCTGATCCTGTCCCCGCGCATCGGTCTCCTCTCCGACGTGTTCGGGTTCTTCGGCATGGACCAGCCCAACGTCCTGGGCGACCCGGACGCGTTCCGGCACGTGTACGTCTGGACCGACGTGTGGCAGACGGCCGGCTACTCCGCGGTGATCTACCTCGCCGCCCTCGCCGGGATCGACCCGACGCTCTACGAGGCGGCCAGGGTCGACGGGGCGAACCGGTTGCAGAAGATCATGGCCGTGGACCTGCCGGGCATCGCCCCGACGGCGGTCGTCATCCTCATCCTGGGGGTCGGCAACGTCATGTCGCTGGGGTTCGAGAAGGCGTTCCTGCTGCAGAACCCCCTGAACCTCTCGCAGTCGGAGGTCATCGCCACCTACACGTACAAGGTGGGTCTCATCAACGCCGACTTCAGCCTGGCGAGCGCCGTCGGCCTCTTCAACTCCGCCATCAACCTGGTGCTCCTCGTGAGCGTCAACCGGGTCGCGAAACGAGTGACGGGGAGCGGGCTGTGGTGAGCGGAACCGGTACCGAGCAGAAGCTCTCCCGGCGGGACCGAGCCCGTCTCGACCGTCCGGTGCACCGTTCCCGGCAGGTGAAGGACCCTGGCGTCGACCGGGTGTTCATGGTCGGCGTGTACGTCCTGCTGACGACGGCGCTGGTCCTGGTGCTCGTGCCGTTGATCTACATCCTGGCGAGCTCCTTCAGCTCGCCGCAGGCCGTGTCGTCCGGGAGGGTCTTCCTCTGGCCGGTGGACCCGACCCTGCGCGGCTACGAGGTGGCGCTCAGCAACTCCGCGATCCTCCGGGGTTTCGCCAACTCCGTCTTCTACACCGTCGCCGGGGCCGCGATCAGCGTCACGCTCACGGTCATGATCGCCTACCCCCTCTCGACCCCGGACCTGTGGGGCCGCAAGGTGATCACCAAGCTCGTCGTGTTCACGATGCTCTTCGCCGGCGGGATCATCCCGACCTACCTCGTCGTCCAGGCCCTGGGCCTGCTCGACACCCGGGGGGCGCTGCTGCTGCCGCAGGCCATCGGCGTGTGGCAGGTCATCATCGCCGTGGCGTTCCTGCGGGCCTCCATCCCCGACGAACTGCTGGAGGCCGCCCAGCTCGACGGAGCCAGCGACCTCCGGATCCTGTTCACCGTCGTGCTGCCGCTGGCGAAACCCCTCATCGCGGTCATCGCCCTGATGTACGGCATCGCGCAGTGGAACTCCTACTTCGACGCCCTGCTGTACCTGCGCGACGCCGATCTCGCGCCGCTGCAGATCGTGCTGCGCAACATCCTCATCCTGAACACCTCCGGCGGGAGCACCGACGCCGCCGCGATGATGGAACGCCAGCAACTGGCCAACCTGCTGAAGTACTCGCTCATCGTCATCGCCACCGTTCCGTTGCTGCTCGTCTACCCGTTCGTGGCCCGGTACTTCACCAAGGGCATCCTCGTCGGCGCGGTCAAGGGCTGAGAAAACCCCACCGCCCACCACCTCCGGCGACACCGCCGTCGCCGCACCACCGAAGGGACCTCCCATGTTCATCCGTCGACGTTCCCGTGCTCGCACGGCCGTGGTGGCCCTCGCGGCCTCGACCCTGCTGGCCGCCGCCGCCTGCTCGGCCGGTGACGACCCCGACGACGCGAAGAAGCTCACCGTCTTCGCGGCCCAGGGACCGGACACCGACCTCGCCACCAACACCTTCTCGAAGGAGATGGAGAAGATGACGGGGTACACCTTCGACTGGCAGACGACGACCTACGACGGGACGACCGCGGCCGAGGCCCGGCGCATCCTGCTCGCGGGCGGGGACTACCCGGAGGCCTTCCTCATGGTCCCGTGGGTGGACCAGTTCTCCCAGCAGGACCTGCAGCGCTACGGTCAGCAGGGAGTTCTGCTGCCGCTCAACGACCTCATCGACCAGCACGCGCCGAACATCAAGGAGGCGTTCGCGCAGAACCCCGAGTACGAGAAGCTCGCCACGGCGCCGGACGGCAAGATCTGGGGCCTGCCGCAGTGGAACGACTGCTTCCACTGCTCCTACCAGGCGAAGTTGTGGATCAACACCGAGTGGCTCGACAAGCTCGGGCTGAAGATGCCCACGACCACCGACGAGTTCTTCGACGTGATGATGGCGTTCAAGACGCAGGACCCCAACGGCAACGGTCAGGCCGACGAGATCCCGTTGACCTCCAGCGTCGACGACCTGTTGCTGCCCTACTTCGTCAACGCCTTCCTCTACGACCCGCAGGGCAGCGCGACCTACCCCTCGACGTTGGCGCTGGAGGACGGCAAGGTCACGTTGCAGGCGGGCCAGGCGGCCTACCGCGACGCGCTCGCGTACATGGCGAAGCTCTACGACGCGGGGCTCATCGACCCGGCGGCCTTCACCCAGAACCGCGACGCGCTCATCGCCAAGGGCGACAACGCCGCCGCGCCGCTGGTGGGGGCCGCGACTGCCCTGCACTCCGGCATCTTCGTCACGACCTACCAGGACGACGGTCGGGACGAGGCCTACCAGGCGCTCCCGCCGCTGAAGGGTCCGGCCGGTGTGCAGTTCGCCTCCTACAACCTGCCCAGCATGCCGGGGGCGACGTTCGCGTTGACCAACAAGGCCAGCGAGGAGGAGCAGGTCGCCGCGATCGAGATGATCGACCACATGTTCCCGCAGGACCAGCACGTCCGTGCCGAGTTCGGGCTCGAAGGGGTCGAGTGGTTCCCTCCCGCACCCGGTGAGACCGCGCTGGACGAGAGCCTGACCCCGTTCGTCCGCGTTCCCCCGGCCGACCCCAACGTCAAGCCGGCGAACAACGCCTGGGGCCCGCTGGCGCAGTACAACTCCAACGCCGAGTTCCGCAACGGTCAGGTGCAGCCGCCCGACGGTTACGAGCGCATGCTGTTCGCGGCCAGCAAGCTCTACGAGCCCTACGCCCCGAAGGACCAGGTCTTCCCCTACTGGTCGGTGTGGGTGCCCGAGGACCAGACCGCGGAGGTCGCCGAGCTGACGACGAACATCGAGAACCTCGTGAGCCAGTCCAGCGCGGAGTTCGTCACCGGCATCCGCGACGTGAACGCCGACGACGCCTGGCAGGCCTACCTCGACGAACTCGACGGAACGGGACTGCCCCGCTACCTCGAGATCGAGCAGACCGCCTACGACGCCAGCGTCTGACCCGCGCCGTCACCACGAACCGCCCGTCCCACCCAGCTCGGAGAGACAGTGAACCCCACCGCCCCGCCTCGTCACGTGCTCAGCTGCACCGAACCCGCCTCCCGCTTCGCCGACGCGTTCCTGCTCGGTGACGGATCGCTGGGGGTGACCGTCGCGGGAGCGGTGGGGGAGGAGACCTTCGACCTGAACGCGGACACCCTGTGGTCCGGGGGCCCGGTCGGTCCCCGGACCGACGCAGGGGCGGCGGACGTCCTGCCCGCGCTGCGCGCGGCGGTGGCGGCCGGTGACCACCACCGGGCCGACGACCTCGCGCGACGCTTGCACGCGTCGGGGTGGACGGAGTCGTACCAGCCGGTGGGCCGACTCACCTGGCGCTACGCGGCAGAGGGCCCGGAGGCGGGGGTCAGCGACTACGTCCGGGAACTCGACCTGGCCCGCGCCGTCGCCTCCACCCGCTACCGCCGGGGCGGACAGGACCACCGGCTGGAGAGCTTCGTAGCCCCGGGCGCGGGGGTCCTGGTGGGGGTGGCCGCGGCCGGTACCGCTGCCCCCTCGGTGGGGTTCTCCAGCCCGCACCCGTTGCTCGTCCAGGAGGTGCACGAGGTCCCCGAGGGAACCCTGCTGCTGGCCGCCGGCCGGGTTCCCGCGACGGTCGTCCCGAACTACGTCGCCGACGACGACCCCGTGCGCTACGCCGACGACGACCCCGACGCCGACGGAACGGTCGCGCGCGGCTCGGGGTTCGCGGTCGCCGCCCTGGTGCACTCCACCGGTGGCGAGGTCCGGTTGACGGCCACCGTGGTGACCGGGTTCCGCGGCTGGCGCGAACGTCCGCTCGGCGCGGTGGAACCGTTGCTGGCGCAGGCTCGTGAACGGGTGCTGGCCGCCGCGGGGGAGGCGACGGCCCTGCTGCGGGAACGCACCGAGCAGGAACACCGGTCGCGGTTCGACCGGGTGGAACTCGCGGTGGAGGCCGTCCCCGGCCACGAACGGGATGTCGCGGTGGCGGAGCAGCTCTTCGACCTCGGCCGTTACCTGCTCATCGCCTCTTCACGCCCGGGCACCCAGCCCGCGAACCTGCAGGGCATCTGGAACGTCGACGTCCGCCCGGGCTGGAGCAGCAACTACACGACCAACATCAACCTGCCCATGAACTACTGGGCCGCGGAGACGACCGCGCTGGCCGACCTGCACGCGCCGCTGTTCGACCTGGCGCTCGACCTCGCGCAGGCGGGTGCGGAGACGGCTCGCCTGGACTACGGCGCCCGTGGTGCCGTCGTGCACCACAACACCGACGTGTGGCGGTTCACCCGCGCCGTGGCGGGACGGCCGTTGTGGTCGAACTGGCCGTCCGCGTTGCCCTGGCTCGCCGCGCACACCTACGACCACCTCGACTTCAGCTCCGCGGGGACCGACTTCGCCACGCGGGTCGCGATCCCCGTGCACCGGGCCGCCGCCGCGTTCGCCCTCGACCTGCTCGTACCCGACGCGGACGGCGCGCTCGTCCCGAGTCCGTCGACGTCGCCGGAGAACACCTTCCTGCTGCCCGACGGGTCGCAGGCCGCGGTGACGGCGGGCTCCACCATGGACCGGGAACTCCTCCGCGAGGTGTTCACGCACTACCTGGAGCTGCTGGCCGGCCACGGGGGCGGACCGGACGACGAGGACCTGGCGGCGCAGGTGCGGGCCGCGCTGGACCGACTGGCGCTGCCCGCCGTGCTCGACGGGGTCCTGCAGGAGTGGGACCCCGGCAAGGGGTCGGCGGAACCCGGGCACCGGCACGTGTCGCACCTCTACGGCGTGTTCCCGGGGACCCGGGTCACGGCCCGCCGGAGCCCCGACGTCCTCGACGCCGCCGCTGCGGCCCTGGACGAACGGCTCGGGCACGGCGGCGGGCACACCGGCTGGAGCCGTTCCTGGGTGCTCTGCCTCGCGGCCCGGTTCGGCGACGGTGCCCGGGCCGAGGAGCACCTGCGCGTCCTCGCCGCCGACCTCACCTCGGAGTCGCTGATGGACCTGCACCCGCACGAGGGGTGGCCCGGGAACGCGATCTTCCAGATCGACGGGAACTTCGGCGCGGTGGCCGGGATCGCCGAGACCCTGCTGCAGGGTCACGACGGGGTCCTCGACCTCTTGCCGGCGCTGCCGCCGAGCTGGGTCGCCGGGCGGGTCAGCGGTCTGCGGGCGCGGGGCGGGCACGTCGTCGACCTGGAGTGGTCGGGTTCGGCGTTGCGCAGGGCGCGCATCGTCGCCGGTCGTGACGGGGACCTGCGCGTCAGCGTCCGGGGCACGGGTACGGACGCGGTGACGGTCTCGCTCCACGGGGAGGTGCTCCCGGGTGGGGCCAGCGTCGGTTTCCCGGCCCGCGGCGGGACGGAGTACGTCCTGGACGTGGTCACCGCCTGAGCGACGTCGGAACGGGACCGCCCCGGGGGGACGGTCCCGTTCCGCGTGCCACCTACCGCGCGAGCCAGCCGCCGTCGACGGGCAGGACGACACCGTGGACGTAG
This region includes:
- a CDS encoding O-acetylhomoserine aminocarboxypropyltransferase/cysteine synthase family protein, which translates into the protein MSSERTSSSAAGSDDRAWGFRTRAVHAGAVPEPTTGARAVPIFQTTSFVFEDAADAANLFALQKYGNIYSRISNPTVAAFEERMASLEGGLGALACASGQAAEFLTFAALAGAGDHVVASNNLYGGTVTQLDVTLRRFGVDTVFVAPEPETVRAAITEKTRFVFTELVANPSTVIADVRALADVAHEAGIPLIVDATTATPYLCRPIEHGADIVIHSATKFLGGHGTTLGGVVIDAGTFPWDNGKFPAMTEPVASYGGLSWWGNFAEYGFLTKLRSEQLRDIGATLSPHSAFLLLMGVETLPQRMREHVANARTVAAWLEADDRVSWVRYSGLPSHPHHSRAEQYLPEGPGAVFSFGVVGGRAAGERFINNVQLCSHLANIGDARTLVLHPASTTHQQLSAEQLTAAGVPEDLIRISVGLEDVEDVLWDLDQALAVAVEGNR
- the dnaG gene encoding DNA primase, which gives rise to MAGRIHPDDLQTVKERVRLDEVVGEQVSLRTGGVGSFKGLCPFHDERTPSFTVRPATGRWRCFGCGESGDAIEFVMRIDGLGFADAVERLAQRAGIQLRYVDDGGRSAQRPASNAGQRQRLLEMHTLAEEFYAQQLEGVGPAETARGFLAERGFSREDAARFGVGFAPNTGDALLRQLRAKGFGEEELVTSGLAGQSQRGLYDRFRGRLVWPIRDVSGHTVAFGARRLFDDDRIESKYLNSPETPIYKKSQALYGLDLAKREISRTKRVVVVEGYTDVMACHLSGVGQAVATCGTAFGEDHARIVQRMLGESDGSAEVVFTFDGDAAGQKAALKAYELDQRFSAQTYVAVAPQGQDPCDLRLSAGEAAVAQLVDGRVPLFEFAIRSTIERFDLNSDAGRLAALDAAAPIVAAIRDRGLQQRYAINLDRWTGFLDERFVLDRVRRHSGSGAPQQQGRPQQPPARQPVRSMAANDPVAQLERQVLACVLQAPWAVAEVFDSLESDAFAAPGHRAVHDAVTAAGGPGEAPQGPAWLAGVLDYADGPVAALVDELAATDLPVSSEEQLESWGRQLVAALAGQSATRAVAEARRTLQRLDPASAEYGEASAELFRLEAARRTWQERAQGA
- a CDS encoding XdhC/CoxI family protein; the protein is MRDVLDQVDRWLSAGRRVAVATVVRTWRSAPRQPGASLAVDDHGEVVGSVSGGCVEGAVYELAREVVADGRPVLARYGVSDDDAFAVGLTCGGELEVFVTLVDDVDLVRALSTAVAARSAVALATVVGPGAAQGRRMLVDPLGRTGSLGSQRLDAAVTDDARGLLDAGVSGVLHVGPDGERRPDDLEVFVEAFAPPARMIVFGAIDFAAALARVGSFLGFHVTVCDARPVFATARRFPMADEVVVDWPHRYLSRTAVDDRTVLCLLTHDPKFDVPLLELALRGPAAYVGAMGSRRTHEDRVARLLDAGVSQAQLARLHSPIGLDLGARTPEETAISIAAEITAARWGGTGKPLRDSAGRIHHDRLATVVAAEGFEDVSPS
- a CDS encoding thioredoxin family protein — protein: MIVELFSSAFCGPCRTARTVVGQAARLVPQVRFEEVDVADDTVRAEAADVSSTPTIVVREDDGTEVFRAAGAPTLPQLLAAMGRAV
- a CDS encoding ABC transporter permease, which produces MTPLRPGAVTRAAGTEVRGRSAARRSFRRHWQLYLMLAVPLLWFVVFKYVPMVNAVIAFKQYSVVDGIWGSDWVGLANFQRFFDNPVFGRIVTNTFVLSVYAVLAGFPIPIILALAINEVRLKFFARTVQLVTYAPFFISTVIIVSMTILILSPRIGLLSDVFGFFGMDQPNVLGDPDAFRHVYVWTDVWQTAGYSAVIYLAALAGIDPTLYEAARVDGANRLQKIMAVDLPGIAPTAVVILILGVGNVMSLGFEKAFLLQNPLNLSQSEVIATYTYKVGLINADFSLASAVGLFNSAINLVLLVSVNRVAKRVTGSGLW
- a CDS encoding carbohydrate ABC transporter permease — its product is MVGVYVLLTTALVLVLVPLIYILASSFSSPQAVSSGRVFLWPVDPTLRGYEVALSNSAILRGFANSVFYTVAGAAISVTLTVMIAYPLSTPDLWGRKVITKLVVFTMLFAGGIIPTYLVVQALGLLDTRGALLLPQAIGVWQVIIAVAFLRASIPDELLEAAQLDGASDLRILFTVVLPLAKPLIAVIALMYGIAQWNSYFDALLYLRDADLAPLQIVLRNILILNTSGGSTDAAAMMERQQLANLLKYSLIVIATVPLLLVYPFVARYFTKGILVGAVKG
- a CDS encoding glycosyl hydrolase family 95 catalytic domain-containing protein, whose amino-acid sequence is MLSCTEPASRFADAFLLGDGSLGVTVAGAVGEETFDLNADTLWSGGPVGPRTDAGAADVLPALRAAVAAGDHHRADDLARRLHASGWTESYQPVGRLTWRYAAEGPEAGVSDYVRELDLARAVASTRYRRGGQDHRLESFVAPGAGVLVGVAAAGTAAPSVGFSSPHPLLVQEVHEVPEGTLLLAAGRVPATVVPNYVADDDPVRYADDDPDADGTVARGSGFAVAALVHSTGGEVRLTATVVTGFRGWRERPLGAVEPLLAQARERVLAAAGEATALLRERTEQEHRSRFDRVELAVEAVPGHERDVAVAEQLFDLGRYLLIASSRPGTQPANLQGIWNVDVRPGWSSNYTTNINLPMNYWAAETTALADLHAPLFDLALDLAQAGAETARLDYGARGAVVHHNTDVWRFTRAVAGRPLWSNWPSALPWLAAHTYDHLDFSSAGTDFATRVAIPVHRAAAAFALDLLVPDADGALVPSPSTSPENTFLLPDGSQAAVTAGSTMDRELLREVFTHYLELLAGHGGGPDDEDLAAQVRAALDRLALPAVLDGVLQEWDPGKGSAEPGHRHVSHLYGVFPGTRVTARRSPDVLDAAAAALDERLGHGGGHTGWSRSWVLCLAARFGDGARAEEHLRVLAADLTSESLMDLHPHEGWPGNAIFQIDGNFGAVAGIAETLLQGHDGVLDLLPALPPSWVAGRVSGLRARGGHVVDLEWSGSALRRARIVAGRDGDLRVSVRGTGTDAVTVSLHGEVLPGGASVGFPARGGTEYVLDVVTA